In Helianthus annuus cultivar XRQ/B chromosome 3, HanXRQr2.0-SUNRISE, whole genome shotgun sequence, a single window of DNA contains:
- the LOC110931312 gene encoding uncharacterized protein LOC110931312 yields MSPFQALYGRPVPDANRYIAGASDTASIDATMMEHDRLRKLLTTNLKRAQQWMLSLTKAQRLDKEFHVGDMVFLRLHDYRQTSVANRQSKKLSRRFYGPFRVVERIRAVAYKLDLPVDTRIHPVFHVSLLKQAFGSPPVVPLPQIESNGDDVWILESILDHRWNA; encoded by the coding sequence ATGTCGCCCTTTCAAGCATTATATGGCAGACCTGTTCCAGATGCAAATCGTTACATAGCCGGTGCGTCGGACACGGCTTCCATCGATGCGACTATGATGGAACACGACCGTTTAAGGAAACTACTTACAACAAATCTGAAACGTGCTCAGCAATGGATGCTAAGTTTGACAAAGGCCCAACGATTAGACAAGGAATTTCATGTTGGTGATATGGTTTTCTTGAGACTGCATGATTACAGACAAACCTCAGTGGCAAATAGGCAATCAAAGAAGTTATCACGACGGTTTTATGGTCCCTTTCGGGTGGTGGAACGCATCAGGGCAGTAGCGTATAAACTTGATTTACCAGTAGACACACGTATCCATCCGGTGTTTCATGTTTCATTACTCAAGCAAGCATTTGGCAGTCCACCTGTTGTTCCATTACCACAAATAGAAAGTAACGGAGACGACGTGTGGATACTAGAATCAATTTTGGACCACCGCTGGAATGCATAA